In Marmota flaviventris isolate mMarFla1 chromosome 17, mMarFla1.hap1, whole genome shotgun sequence, a single genomic region encodes these proteins:
- the Polg2 gene encoding DNA polymerase subunit gamma-2 isoform X1, with the protein MRSNVAIRACRKVCRCLLSGFGGRIEGRQAERLAERSGSLGGHPNAHAELARGCEETEAPESAESEALVEVCQRRHFLSGTKQQLSRDSLLSGCHPGFGPLGIELRKNLAAEWWSSVVVFREQVFAVDAVHHEPGPSLPGDGAFRLVSAETLREILQDKELSKEQLVAFLENLLKTSGKLRENLLHGALEQYANCLDLVNKRLPYGLAQIGVCFHPVSDIKQIPSGVKRIGERTEASLVWFTSARTSSQWLDFWLRHRLLWWRKFAMSPSNFSSSDCQDEEGRKGNKLYYNFPWGKEPIETLWNLGDQELLRKYPGNVSKLHGRDGRKNVVPCVLSVSGDLDRGMLAYLYDSLQLTENSFARKKILHRKVLKLHPCLVPVKVALDVGRGPTVELRQVCQGLYNELLESGISVWPGYLETLPSSLEQLYSKYDEMSILFTVLITETTLENGLIHLRNRDTTMKEMMHISKLKDFLIKYMSSAKNV; encoded by the exons ATGCGCTCTAATGTAGCCATCAGGGCCTGCCGAAAAGTCTGCAGGTGTCTGTTGTCTGGGTTTGGGGGTCGAATAGAAGGGAGACAAGCCGAGCGTTTGGCGGAAAGGAGTGGCTCCCTCGGAGGGCACCCGAACGCCCACGCGGAGCTCGCCCGGGGCTGCGAGGAGACGGAAGCCCCCGAGTCTGCAGAGAGTGAGGCGCTGGTGGAGGTTTGTCAGAGAAGGCATTTTCTTAGCGGAACTAAGCAGCAGCTTAGCCGAGATTCTCTTCTGAGCGGGTGCCACCCGGGTTTTGGACCTTTAGGCATAGAGCTGCGGAAGAACCTGGCCGCAGAATGGTGGTCCTCGGTGGTGGTGTTCAGGGAGCAGGTCTTCGCGGTGGACGCCGTCCACCACGAACCAGGCCCTTCACTGCCGGGAGACGGCGCCTTCAGGTTAGTTTCGGCAGAAACTCTACGAGAAATCTTGCAAGACAAAGAACTGAGTAAGGAACAGCTAGTAGCATTTCTTGAGAACTTATTAAAAACTTCTGGGAAACTCCGGGAGAATCTTCTTCACG GTGCCTTGGAGCAGTATGCTAATTGCCTGGATCTGGTAAACAAGAGGCTACCGTATGGCCTCGCTCAGATTGGAGTTTGTTTTCATCCTGTTTCTGACATAAAGCAGATTCCTAGTGGTGTTAAAAG AATTGGTGAGAGGACTGAAGCTTCACTAGTATGGTTTACTTCTGCAAGGACTTCAAGCCAGTGGCTTGATTTCTGGTTGCGTCATCGACTCCTGTGGTGGAGAAAG TTTGCCATGAGTCCATCTAATTTCAGCAGCAGTGATTGTCAGGATGAAGAGGGACGTAAAGGAAACAAACTTTACTACAATTTTCCCTGGGGAAAGGAGCCAATAGAAACTCTGTGGAATCTAGGGGATCAAGAACTCCTACGCAAGTATCCTGGAAATGTGTCTAAATTACAC GGCCGAGATGGACGGAAAAATGTGGTACCTTGTGTCCTGTCTGTAAGTGGGGATCTGGACCGAGGCATGCTAGCCTACCTCTATGATTCTCTCCAGCTCACCGAGAACTCCTTTGCAAGGAAGAAAATCCTTCATAGAAAG GTCCTGAAGCTCCACCCTTGCTTAGTCCCTGTAAAGGTGGCCTTGGATGTGGGAAGAGGCCCTACGGTGGAGCTAAGACAA gtTTGTCAAGGGCTGTATAATGAATTACTAGAAAGTGGAATTTCTGTGTGGCCTGGATACTTGGAAACCTTGCCATCTTCATTGGAACAGCTTTATTCAAA GTATGATGAAATGAGTATCCTTTTCACAGTTTTGATTACTGAAACTACTTTGGAGAATGGATTAATACATCTGAGAAATCGAGATACCACAATGAAGGAAATGATGCATATATCCAAATTAAAAGACTTTTTAATCAAGTATATGTCATCAGCTAAGAATGTATAG
- the Polg2 gene encoding DNA polymerase subunit gamma-2 isoform X2 yields MRSNVAIRACRKVCRCLLSGFGGRIEGRQAERLAERSGSLGGHPNAHAELARGCEETEAPESAESEALVEVCQRRHFLSGTKQQLSRDSLLSGCHPGFGPLGIELRKNLAAEWWSSVVVFREQVFAVDAVHHEPGPSLPGDGAFRLVSAETLREILQDKELSKEQLVAFLENLLKTSGKLRENLLHGALEQYANCLDLVNKRLPYGLAQIGVCFHPVSDIKQIPSGVKRIGERTEASLVWFTSARTSSQWLDFWLRHRLLWWRKFAMSPSNFSSSDCQDEEGRKGNKLYYNFPWGKEPIETLWNLGDQELLRKYPGNVSKLHVCQGLYNELLESGISVWPGYLETLPSSLEQLYSKYDEMSILFTVLITETTLENGLIHLRNRDTTMKEMMHISKLKDFLIKYMSSAKNV; encoded by the exons ATGCGCTCTAATGTAGCCATCAGGGCCTGCCGAAAAGTCTGCAGGTGTCTGTTGTCTGGGTTTGGGGGTCGAATAGAAGGGAGACAAGCCGAGCGTTTGGCGGAAAGGAGTGGCTCCCTCGGAGGGCACCCGAACGCCCACGCGGAGCTCGCCCGGGGCTGCGAGGAGACGGAAGCCCCCGAGTCTGCAGAGAGTGAGGCGCTGGTGGAGGTTTGTCAGAGAAGGCATTTTCTTAGCGGAACTAAGCAGCAGCTTAGCCGAGATTCTCTTCTGAGCGGGTGCCACCCGGGTTTTGGACCTTTAGGCATAGAGCTGCGGAAGAACCTGGCCGCAGAATGGTGGTCCTCGGTGGTGGTGTTCAGGGAGCAGGTCTTCGCGGTGGACGCCGTCCACCACGAACCAGGCCCTTCACTGCCGGGAGACGGCGCCTTCAGGTTAGTTTCGGCAGAAACTCTACGAGAAATCTTGCAAGACAAAGAACTGAGTAAGGAACAGCTAGTAGCATTTCTTGAGAACTTATTAAAAACTTCTGGGAAACTCCGGGAGAATCTTCTTCACG GTGCCTTGGAGCAGTATGCTAATTGCCTGGATCTGGTAAACAAGAGGCTACCGTATGGCCTCGCTCAGATTGGAGTTTGTTTTCATCCTGTTTCTGACATAAAGCAGATTCCTAGTGGTGTTAAAAG AATTGGTGAGAGGACTGAAGCTTCACTAGTATGGTTTACTTCTGCAAGGACTTCAAGCCAGTGGCTTGATTTCTGGTTGCGTCATCGACTCCTGTGGTGGAGAAAG TTTGCCATGAGTCCATCTAATTTCAGCAGCAGTGATTGTCAGGATGAAGAGGGACGTAAAGGAAACAAACTTTACTACAATTTTCCCTGGGGAAAGGAGCCAATAGAAACTCTGTGGAATCTAGGGGATCAAGAACTCCTACGCAAGTATCCTGGAAATGTGTCTAAATTACAC gtTTGTCAAGGGCTGTATAATGAATTACTAGAAAGTGGAATTTCTGTGTGGCCTGGATACTTGGAAACCTTGCCATCTTCATTGGAACAGCTTTATTCAAA GTATGATGAAATGAGTATCCTTTTCACAGTTTTGATTACTGAAACTACTTTGGAGAATGGATTAATACATCTGAGAAATCGAGATACCACAATGAAGGAAATGATGCATATATCCAAATTAAAAGACTTTTTAATCAAGTATATGTCATCAGCTAAGAATGTATAG